Part of the Candidatus Rokuibacteriota bacterium genome, TTCGAGGCCGGTCTGGTGACGGCGGGCGTGGATTACCGGTTCACGGACAGCCTCGTGGCCGGAGTGGCGGTGAGCTACTCCAGGACCACCGCCGATTTCGAGGCGGGCCTCGGCGACGCCGACACTCAGCGCTACGGCCTCTCGCTGTACGCCACCAGCTATTGGGGCGCCTTCTACGTCGATCTGCTGGCCGGCTTCGCCTGGAACACCTACGACATGACCCGGCGGATCTCCTACGGCGCTGGCGCCGCGGCGGTGGACCGGACGGCCCAGGCCGACACGGACGGCCCGCAGTACACCATGAACGTCGGGACGGGCTACGAGTTCCATCCGGCAGGCTTCACCGTGACGCCGTTCCTCCGGCTCGAGGCCGTCGGCCTCCACATCGGCGGTTACACGGAGAGCGGGGCGTCGGGGTTCAACCTCACGGTCAAGAGCCAGGACGCCTTCTCGCTCCAGCACGCGCTCGGGGGGCAGCTCGCGCGGCCCCTCAGCACCCCCATCGCCGTGCTCGTGCCGTCCTTGCGCGTGGAATGGCGCCACGAGTTCCTGGACAGCAAGCGGCGAATCACCGCCAAGTTCGCCGAGGATCCCTTCAACACGTTCTTCTCGATCCCCACGGACGACCCGGATCGGGACTTCGCCGCCCTCGCGGCCGGCCTCTCCGCCCAGCTCAGGCACGGGATCGCGGCCTTCTTCAGCTACGACACCGTGCTCGGGCTTCGGGGCGTGACCTCCCACAGTTTCACCGGCGGGGTCCGCGTCGAGTTCTGATCAGTCTCCCGACCCTGCCCCCACGCTCGCCGATCAGGAGCGAGGGCGTTGGCCGTCCCTTCCTAGGCTGCAAAGCACAAGAAAATTGGCTCTACCGGCTTTCGTGTGGGTAGAGGTCGAGGCCTCCACAGTGGAAGTAGATGGCCGTCTTGAAGTGCTCGGCGTTGCGGAAGCCGCGGGCGGTCTTCTTCACCCACTGGATGACCGCGTCGACCCCCTCGAGGCCGTCCACGTGGCCAAGCTGGAGACACTTCGCACCGCCTACGAGATCGCCAAGAAGCACAACGGGGCTCCGGGTATCGACGGGGTGACGTTCGCGGCGATCGAGGCCAGCGGCGTCGAGGGGTGGCTGGCGCACCTGCGGGACGAACTGGTCACACGCACCTACCGGCCGCTGCGGAACCGGCGCGGCAGGGGGCGCTCAAGCTCATCATGGAGCCCATCTTTGAAGCGGAGATCAATCCGATCCTGCGTGGCTGGGTGAACTACTTCCGGATCGGGAACTCGGGCCGGTGCTTTGCCTACGTGATGAACTGGGTCGAGAAGAAGGTGCGGCGGCACTTGATGCGGGCGAGGAATCGTGCGGGCTTCGGCTGGAAGAGGTGGAGTACGGCTCTACGCGGCGCTGGGGTTGTTCCGGGACTACCACGTCCGCTACGGGGCCCGCGCCTGAAAGCGCTCCCCGGCCGATAGGTCGCATAACCCTTGGCGTGAAGCGAACAGGGGAGCGGCGTACGGGAAATCCGTTTGCGCCGTTTGAGGTGGCGGGGGCTGGAGACGGGCTCACGGCGACCCTACACGGGCACGAATCTGGAAACGGCGGATACAGCCAAGGGGAGCCTACGGGGCACCGCGCCAGTCCTCGACCCTACTACGCTCCTCCCCCGCTCCTACGCTCTCCTCGCTGGCGTCACCGGAGATCGGGCTCGTCTACGGGCCCAACAATGTGACCGGCGTCCTCCTCGCGAGCGCGCTGGTCGTGGCCCTCTCCGCCGCCCTCGTCGCCGCGCTCAGGCTGCCGCGGCGAACGTGTCCCTGACCGGCGGTCGCCCTGACGCGACCGCCGGGCGGAGATCGCGCTGCGGCCGGTCCGGCGGCCGGGCTCAGCCCGCGTATCCCTCCTGCCGGTCGCGGGCACGGAGCGCGGGATCGCGCTCGGCCGGCGGCCCGTAGCCGCCGCCCCCGGGGAGGAGGATCTCCACCAGCGCGTCAGGGGGAAGCGCCTGCTCGGCCTTCGGGTTGGCGGGGGGGCGGCCGTTCACGAGCACCTCGCCCGGGGCGCCCGGCTCGCCGCCGAAGAAGCCCTGGGCGGGCACGCGGGTGCGGTCGCAGAGGATCGAGCAGACGTAGGGCTCCCGGGTCCGCACCCGGAAGGCGATCACCTGGCCGAGCCCGCCCCGGTAGCGGCCGTCGCCGCCCGAGCCCTCGCGGAGAGCCTTCTTCTCGACGAGGAGCGGCGACAGCGACTCGATGACCTCCACGGGAGTGCCCAGCACCCCCGACGGGAAGGCGGTGGCCGAGAGCCCATCCTTCGTGCTCCGGGCCCCCGTGCCGCCCGAGGTGAAGAAGATGTAGGTGAAGGGGGCGCCTGCTGCGTCCTTGCCCGCCGCCTGCACCCCCCAGATATTGGCCGAGCCCTCGGCCATGACGTGTTCCGGGAGCGCCTCCTTGAGGGCGCCCGCCACCACGTGGGGCAGGAGGTGCCCGATGATGTGCCGGGCGGCCACGGGGGCCGGGTGGCGGCAGTTGAGGATGCTTCCCGCGGGGGCGCCGATCCGTAGCGGGCGGAACGCCCCCTCGTTGTTGGGCACGTCCGGGCTCACGACGATCTTCACGCCGTACGTGGTGTAGGCCTCCGTGTAGTTCATCACCACGTTGATGCCGCGCCGGCTCTCGGGCGAGGAGCCCGCATAGTCGATCCAGAGCTCGTCCCCCCGCACCTCGCAGCGCACCGCGATGGTGACGGGCTCGCCGAAGCCGTCGGAGGTGATGCGGTAGGCGTAGGCGCCGGGTCGGAGCCGGGCGATGGACTCCCGCATGGCGCGCTCGGTCCTGCCGATGATCTCGTCGGCCAGCGGCTCCAGCGTCTCGATCCCGAACTCGTCCATGAACTCGAGCAGGCGGTCGCCCCCGACCGCCCCGCCGGCGATCTGGGCATGGAAGTCTCCCATCACGAGGTCGGGGAGGCGGGTGTTGGCGTGGATCAGGGCGGCCAGCGGGCGGCTCAGCTCCCCCGCCTCGTAGAGCTTCATGATGGGGATGAAGAGCCCCTCCTCGTACACCTCGCGCGCCTCGGCGGAGAGCACGTGGCCGCCGATGTCGGCCGTGTGGCAGGTCGAGGCGAAGAGCGCGACGCAGCGCCGCCCCCTGAAGACGGGGGTCACGATCGTGACGTCGTTGAGGTGCCCGGAGGTCTTCCAGGGATCGTTCGTGATCAGGACATCGCCGGCCCGGAGCGACTCGATGGGGTGAACCGCGAGGACGTGCTTCATGCAGAGCGCCATCGAGTTGATGTGGCCGGGCGTGCCGGTCACGGCCTGGGCGATCATGTAGCCGCGCCGGTCGAAGACGCCCGCGGACAGGTCCCCCGCCTCTCGCACCACGGAGGTGAAGGAGGTCCGCTGGAGGGCGGCCGCCTGCTCGTTGACCACGCCGATCAGCCGGTTCCAGCAGATATCCAGCGTGACGGGATCCATGGCGCTCACGGGCGGGGCTCCGTGGGGCGGCGGGCGACCACGCAGGCCTCATGGGTCGTCTGCGTGGCGTCCTCCGTCTGCATCCAGGCGGTGAAGGCCTGCACGGCGGCCCGCCGCTCGTCCTCGTCGAGATGGCCGGCCGCGACCATCTGGCGGCCGCGGCTGTCGGCCACGAGCCGCCAGGCGCCGGCCACGCGCAGGAAGTCCGCGTCGCCGGCCCGCACGGTCTCGACGAGCGGCGTCACGTGGATGTCCACGAGACCGGCGGCGGCGCACATCGCCGGCACTCGCTCGATGATGGCGTTGTCGAGCCCTCCGGCCTCGCGCCACTCGAGGAAGGCCCTGTAGAAGCGCGTCCAGGCGCCAGGCGGCTGGCTCCACTCGGCCCTCGTGTGGTCGTAGTCCAGGACGACCACCTGACCGCCGGGCCTCACGGCGCGCGCCATGGCTCCGAGCGCGGTCTCGGCGTCGGGGATCCACTGCAGGACACGCGCCGCGTTGACCAGGTCGAACTCCGCCTGCCAGCTGCTCTGGCGGATGTCGCCCTTGTAGAAGACGAGGTTCGGGATCTGGCCGGGCGGGCTCGCCTTCTCGGCGGCGGCGATCATCTCGGGGTTGAGGTCCATGCCCACCACGCTGCCAGGGTCCACACGCCGGGCTATCCCCATGGTGAGCGTGCCGGGACCGCAGCCGACGTCGAGCACCGTCATGCCAGGCTCGAGGAGCTCGAGAAGACAGCGGTGGCTGTTCTGGAGGGTCCGCGCGGTCAGTACCGCCAGGGCCTCCCGAGGGACGTACGCGTGATCGGTGGGGCGCATCAGAGCAGCCTCGCCACGAGGGTGAGCCGCTCGTCCACGTGGACGATGGCCCCGGGGCCGATGATCGTCGTGGACTCGCGCTCCTCGATGATGGCGGGCCCGCCGATGCGCATGCCGTGGCGGAGGGCATAGCGGTCGTAGACGGGCGTGTCCGCGTGGCCCCCCGCCTCGGGGAAGTAGGCTCGGCGGCGTGTCTTGACCTCGGGCTCGGTCCCTGCGGCGCCGGGGCCCTCGGCCACGCCCTCCGTGGCCGGGACGCTGGGCGTGGGACCCGAGACCACCACGCGCCAGTTGAGCGCCTCGATGGGGACGCCCATGGGGGTGCGGCTGTAGAGCATCCTGTAGGCCTCCTCGAAGGCAGCCGTGAGGGGCGCGAGGCTCTGCGGCCCCAGCGGGCCCCCGGGGACGGGGGCCTCCACCTCGTGCCCCTGGCCCAGGTAGCGCATCTCGGCGCTGCGGCGGAAGGCCATGTCCCGCTCGGCCACGCCCGCGCGGCTCAGCACCTGTCGCCCCTCGGCCTCCATCTCGGCGAACAGCTCGTTGACGCGGTCCCAGTCGGCCCGGTCGAGCGGCTGAGGGGCCGTGCGGACGAAGTCGAAGGCCAGCGGCGCGGCCAGGAGGCCATAGGCCGAGATGGCGCCGGCGGCGAAGGGGATCAGGACGCACGGGGCCTTGAGGATGCGGCCCACGTTCCACGCATGCACGGGACCCGCGCCGCCGAAGGCGAAGAGGGGGTAGGCCCGCAGGTCCCGGCCGCGCTCGATGCCATGGATCCGCGCCGCGGCGGCCATGTTCTCGTTGACCACGCGGTGGATGCCCCAGGCGGCTTCCATGAGGGACAGCCCCATCGGGCGCGCGACGCGCTCCTCGACGGCGCGGCGGGCAGCCTCCGCGTCGAGCCGCATGCGCCCCCCCAGGAAGAAGTCGGGATCGAGGTAGCCAAGGAGGAGGTCGGCGTCGGTGACGGTGGGCTCGGTGCCGCCCAGGGCATAGCAGGCCGGGCCCGGATCGGCGCCAGCGCTCCGGGGTCCGACCTTCAAGAGCCCCATCCGGTCCACGCGCGCGATAGAGCCGCCGCCGGCGCCGATCTCGATCATCTCGATGACGGGGACGCGGATCGGCAGCCCCGAGCCCTTCTTGAAGCGGTCGGCGCGCGCCACCTCGAACTCCCGCGCCACCAGCGGCCGGCCGCCGTCGATGACGCAGGCCTTGGCCGTGGTGCCGCCCATGTCGAAGGAGAGCAGGCGCTCGGCCCCCATCTGGCGGGCGGCGCGCGCGGCGGCCAGCGCGCCGGCGGCGGGGCCGGACTCCACGAGGCGGATCGGCACGCGCCGGGCCGTCTCGGGCGTGGCGATGCCACCCGAGGAGAGCATCACGTAGAAGTTCCCGGGGATCCCCATCTCGGCGAGCTTGCGCTCGAGGTCGTCGAGGTAGCGCGCCATGAGCGGCATCACGTAGACGTTGGCCACGGTGGTCGAGGTGCGCTCGAACTCGCGGATCTCGGGCACCACCTCGGATGAGCAGGAGACCGGCAGCCCGGGCGCCAGCCCGGCGACGAGGGCCGCGAGGGCCCGCTCGTGGGCGGGATTGCGGTACGCGTGGAGCAGCGACACGGCGATCGCCTCGACGCCCTGGGTCAGGAGCGCCGCGACGGCGGCGCGGGCGGCCTCCTCGTCCAGCGGACGGAGGACACTGCCGTCCGGCAGCAGCCGCTCCGGCACCTCGAGGCGCAGGTGGCGCGGCACGAGGGGCGCGGGCGGATCGATGAAGAGGTCGTACATGTCGTACCGTCCCTCGCGGCCGATCTCGAGGGTATCGCGGAAACCGGCCGTGGCGAGGAGGCCGGTGCGCGCGCCCTGACGCTCGATGAGGGCGTTGGTGGCGAGGGTCGTACCGTGGATCAGCGTGCGCACGGCGACCGGCGCGCCCCGGGCCTCGTGGAGCAGGGCGACCACGCCCTGCTCGACGGCCTGGGCCGGATCCTTCGGCGTCGTCAGGAGCTTGCCGACGTGCACCGCCCCCGTGGTCTCGTCCACCCAGACGAGATCGGTGAACGTGCCGCCGATGTCGACGCCGATGCGGGCGCTGGTGGGCGGGGGCGGGGCCATGGGGCGCTAGTGTAGGGGGCGCCTCGAGATGCGTCAAGGACTGGCACGGGGCCCTCGACCCGTGTCGCGGGGCCGTGGTATTCTCTCGCTGCCTCCCGGAAAACCCGGGTGTCATCGACGCGCTCACCTTCCAAGGAGGTTCCGATGAAGCTGCGCAAGAGCTCTCTCGCTCTGCTCGCCGCCACGCTCGCCGTGGCGCTCGTGCTCCCCTCCGCGCCCCTGGCCCAGCAGCGGAGGCTCGTCACCATCGCGTCCGGCTGGGTCGTGGGCGTCTACTATCCGCTGGCAGGGGCCATGTCGCGGATCGTCTACAAGGTCAAGGACCTCAACATCCGGGCCACCGTGGAGTCCTCCGGCGCCTCCGTCGCCAACGCCCAGCTCGTCGGCTCCGGTGACGCCGACTTCGCGCTGCTCCAGAACGACATCGCCTATTACGCCTACAACGGCGTGACGCTGTCGGCCTTCCAGGGCAAGCCCGTCAAGAACATGGGGGGCGTGTTCACGATCTATCCCGAGCTCGTCCACGTGGTGGCGACCAAGGCGTCGGGGATCAAGGGCATCCGCGACCTCAAGGGCAAGAAGGTGGTGCTCGGCCCGCAGGGGTCCGGCACCGAGGCCAATGCGATCCAGGTGATGGAGATCCACGGTCTCAAGGTGGGCGACGTCCAGGCCGAGCGCATCGACGCCGCGGCCGCGGCGGATCAGCTCAAGGACGGGCGGGTGGACGCGGCCTTCTTCACCACCGGGCTCGGCTCCGCCGTGATCGTGGACACCTCCATCTCCGGCAAGACGGTGCTGGTGCCGGTGGCGGGGAGCGAGGCCGCGGCGCTGATCAAGAAGTACCCCTTTTACACG contains:
- a CDS encoding hydantoinase/oxoprolinase family protein; the encoded protein is MAPPPPTSARIGVDIGGTFTDLVWVDETTGAVHVGKLLTTPKDPAQAVEQGVVALLHEARGAPVAVRTLIHGTTLATNALIERQGARTGLLATAGFRDTLEIGREGRYDMYDLFIDPPAPLVPRHLRLEVPERLLPDGSVLRPLDEEAARAAVAALLTQGVEAIAVSLLHAYRNPAHERALAALVAGLAPGLPVSCSSEVVPEIREFERTSTTVANVYVMPLMARYLDDLERKLAEMGIPGNFYVMLSSGGIATPETARRVPIRLVESGPAAGALAAARAARQMGAERLLSFDMGGTTAKACVIDGGRPLVAREFEVARADRFKKGSGLPIRVPVIEMIEIGAGGGSIARVDRMGLLKVGPRSAGADPGPACYALGGTEPTVTDADLLLGYLDPDFFLGGRMRLDAEAARRAVEERVARPMGLSLMEAAWGIHRVVNENMAAAARIHGIERGRDLRAYPLFAFGGAGPVHAWNVGRILKAPCVLIPFAAGAISAYGLLAAPLAFDFVRTAPQPLDRADWDRVNELFAEMEAEGRQVLSRAGVAERDMAFRRSAEMRYLGQGHEVEAPVPGGPLGPQSLAPLTAAFEEAYRMLYSRTPMGVPIEALNWRVVVSGPTPSVPATEGVAEGPGAAGTEPEVKTRRRAYFPEAGGHADTPVYDRYALRHGMRIGGPAIIEERESTTIIGPGAIVHVDERLTLVARLL
- a CDS encoding methyltransferase domain-containing protein — translated: MRPTDHAYVPREALAVLTARTLQNSHRCLLELLEPGMTVLDVGCGPGTLTMGIARRVDPGSVVGMDLNPEMIAAAEKASPPGQIPNLVFYKGDIRQSSWQAEFDLVNAARVLQWIPDAETALGAMARAVRPGGQVVVLDYDHTRAEWSQPPGAWTRFYRAFLEWREAGGLDNAIIERVPAMCAAAGLVDIHVTPLVETVRAGDADFLRVAGAWRLVADSRGRQMVAAGHLDEDERRAAVQAFTAWMQTEDATQTTHEACVVARRPTEPRP
- a CDS encoding TAXI family TRAP transporter solute-binding subunit, producing MKLRKSSLALLAATLAVALVLPSAPLAQQRRLVTIASGWVVGVYYPLAGAMSRIVYKVKDLNIRATVESSGASVANAQLVGSGDADFALLQNDIAYYAYNGVTLSAFQGKPVKNMGGVFTIYPELVHVVATKASGIKGIRDLKGKKVVLGPQGSGTEANAIQVMEIHGLKVGDVQAERIDAAAAADQLKDGRVDAAFFTTGLGSAVIVDTSISGKTVLVPVAGSEAAALIKKYPFYTTVKVPANTYKDQAEAQTVAVMAMMVARAELSEDLVYKFTKAIFDDLKQFHEAHSAAKSLTLATALNGMPIPLHPGAEKFFREKGIKK
- a CDS encoding hydantoinase B/oxoprolinase family protein; protein product: MSAMDPVTLDICWNRLIGVVNEQAAALQRTSFTSVVREAGDLSAGVFDRRGYMIAQAVTGTPGHINSMALCMKHVLAVHPIESLRAGDVLITNDPWKTSGHLNDVTIVTPVFRGRRCVALFASTCHTADIGGHVLSAEAREVYEEGLFIPIMKLYEAGELSRPLAALIHANTRLPDLVMGDFHAQIAGGAVGGDRLLEFMDEFGIETLEPLADEIIGRTERAMRESIARLRPGAYAYRITSDGFGEPVTIAVRCEVRGDELWIDYAGSSPESRRGINVVMNYTEAYTTYGVKIVVSPDVPNNEGAFRPLRIGAPAGSILNCRHPAPVAARHIIGHLLPHVVAGALKEALPEHVMAEGSANIWGVQAAGKDAAGAPFTYIFFTSGGTGARSTKDGLSATAFPSGVLGTPVEVIESLSPLLVEKKALREGSGGDGRYRGGLGQVIAFRVRTREPYVCSILCDRTRVPAQGFFGGEPGAPGEVLVNGRPPANPKAEQALPPDALVEILLPGGGGYGPPAERDPALRARDRQEGYAG
- a CDS encoding autotransporter outer membrane beta-barrel domain-containing protein, which produces MRSTRRSAVPAALMLLCVSVLPLGPAAAGELILAPGLTAPQRSMAAAIDVVCPKLLAAGLATQDSAAGDLTRRCREMRQTANALQGTGPTAFSLGLTNDQLANALGLLTPEQAAAQGRPAFNIEVNPSRVIAGRLGALRQGARGITAGDLRLDIDGKAVASSGPLRLDGGGGGASADEAGTAGGLGAFVNGSFGFGDKDGTARESGFDFEAGLVTAGVDYRFTDSLVAGVAVSYSRTTADFEAGLGDADTQRYGLSLYATSYWGAFYVDLLAGFAWNTYDMTRRISYGAGAAAVDRTAQADTDGPQYTMNVGTGYEFHPAGFTVTPFLRLEAVGLHIGGYTESGASGFNLTVKSQDAFSLQHALGGQLARPLSTPIAVLVPSLRVEWRHEFLDSKRRITAKFAEDPFNTFFSIPTDDPDRDFAALAAGLSAQLRHGIAAFFSYDTVLGLRGVTSHSFTGGVRVEF